The proteins below come from a single Triticum aestivum cultivar Chinese Spring chromosome 5D, IWGSC CS RefSeq v2.1, whole genome shotgun sequence genomic window:
- the LOC123125308 gene encoding putrescine hydroxycinnamoyltransferase 3-like, with translation MEVKVLSSKLVKPAYSAGQAPMPATEYIPLSIFDRVTFEMQMAIIYAFAAPAPSTAAIENGLATVLAQYRAFAGQLGEAPDGTPSVVLNDRGARLVEATVDADLTDMVPSKPTPELLKLHPDLEAVHEEVVLLQLTRFRCGSLAVGFTSNHVVADGHATSNFLVAWGRATRGLPMGLPPVHHHKDLFKPRSSPRVEHDHRNREYYLPSPTDVVGHHADAADNIVIHKAHFTKDFIAGLRAKASEGRGRPFSRFETILAHLWHTMTRARDLSPEETSKIRLSVDGRHRLGQPAEYFGNMVLWAFPRSTVGDLLNRPLKHAAQVIHDEVARVDGAYFQSFVDFASSGAAEKEGLARSAVCKDAHCPDVEVDSWLTFPFYELDFGTGSPSYFMPAYFPTEGMLFLAPSNFGDGSVDAFVPLFQENLQAFKECCYSMG, from the coding sequence ATGGAGGTCAAGGTGTTGAGCTCCAAGCTCGTCAAGCCTGCCTACAGTGCCGGCCAAGCGCCGATGCCGGCCACCGAGTACATTCCTCTGTCCATCTTCGACAGGGTGACGTTCGAGATGCAGATGGCCATCATCTACGCCTTCGCCGCGCCGGCGCCATCCACGGCCGCCATCGAGAACGGCCTCGCCACAGTCCTTGCCCAGTACCGCGCCTTCGCAGGCCAGCTTGGCGAGGCGCCCGATGGCACGCCGTCCGTCGTCCTCAACGACCGTGGCGCACGCCTGGTTGAGGCGACCGTGGACGCCGACCTCACCGACATGGTGCCCTCGAAGCCCACGCCTGAGCTGCTGAAGCTGCATCCTGACCTGGAGGCGGTGCACGAGGAAGTCGTGCTGCTGCAGCTCACGCGGTTCCGTTGCGGCTCCCTCGCCGTCGGGTTCACGTCCAACCACGTCGTCGCCGACGGCCACGCCACCAGCAACTTCCTCGTGGCCTGGGGGCGCGCCACGAGAGGGCTCCCAATGGGCCTTCCGCCCGTGCACCACCACAAGGACCTTTTCAAGCCACGGTCGTCGCCTCGCGTGGAGCACGACCACCGTAACAGGGAGTACTACCTGCCGTCGCCCACCGACGTGGTCGGTCACCACGCCGACGCCGCCGACAACATCGTCATCCACAAGGCGCACTTCACCAAGGACTTCATCGCCGGTCTCCGCGCCAAGGCGTCAGAAGGGCGCGGCCGGCCGTTCAGCCGGTTCGAGACCATCCTCGCCCACCTGTGGCACACCATGACGCGCGCGCGCGACCTGAGCCCCGAGGAGACCTCCAAGATCCGGCTGTCCGTGGACGGGCGGCACCGCCTCGGCCAGCCGGCGGAGTACTTCGGCAACATGGTCCTGTGGGCGTTCCCGCGCTCCACGGTGGGCGACCTCCTGAACCGGCCGCTGAAGCACGCCGCCCAGGTGATCCACGACGAGGTGGCGAGGGTGGACGGTGCCTACTTCCAATCTTTCGTCGACTTCGCCAGCTCCGGCGCCGCCGAGAAGGAGGGGCTCGCGCGGAGCGCCGTCTGCAAGGACGCGCATTGCCCGGACGTGGAGGTGGACAGCTGGCTGACGTTCCCGTTCTACGAGCTGGACTTCGGCACGGGGAGCCCGAGCTACTTCATGCCGGCCTACTTTCCCACGGAGGGGATGCTCTTCCTGGCGCCGTCCAACTTCGGCGACGGCAGCGTGGATGCCTTCGTACCCTTATTCCAAGAGAACCTCCAAGCGTTCAAAGAATGTTGCTACTCCATGGGGTAG